In Fibrobacter sp., the genomic stretch TTGCTATTTCATCAGCCTGCTCATTTGTTATCGGCACTCCATCTTCCTGCCACTGTTTGAAAGCATAGAAGGTTCTTTCGCAAACCATGCTCATCATAACAGCTTCGCTGAATGTGTTCTCTCCAAAATAGTCAGAGATTTTGCCGGAACATTCAAAGTTCCCGTTGCTGGCTGGTTTGATTGCCAGGTTTACTTCGTGACGTATACTCATAAAAGCTCCTCAAGTGAAATGATTTAATACTTGCAATTGATTATTCTGATTAAGAATCGACTTTCATGATTCTGACCAGAGAAACGTTAATGATCTTTTTTTTGTATCTGAGCATCTGCACAAAAGTGTTGCTGATACCAATACGGAACTAAATTGACATCAGCATATAGTCAAATTGTGTGCCATCTTTTTTCTGTTCTATGTCATCACTGCATAATTGCCCTTTTTTATCGATTAGAAGCGGTTATTTCGGTAGAGTACAGAAACGAAAGGGAGTAGAAGAGCCAAATTTGTACCCCTCGTTTTGATACCAAGATGTATCAGGTGTGGGGTGGATGATACAAAATTGTATCAGTGGGGTGAATGCTTGAGGGTGTTACTGCTCAGTGTTTCGGGATTGATCTGGGTGAAAAACACCTTAATATGTGCCTGTTTTTAGGGCTTTTGATTATGGAATGGGTGATTTGACACAAAATTGAATTGCATGGCACATTACTTGCATAATTGTCCTGGGATAAAATTAACAGAAGATATTTTATGCCAAAAGTTCTGAATTCACTAAGTACAGGTTTGCCAGGTCTGGATGAGGTAATCCAGGGGATAAGGCCGGGAGACAATATTGTATGGCAGGTAGAATCCATCGAGGATTACATTCCCTTCACAGAATATTTCAGCAGGGAATCACAAAAAACCGGTAATCCGCTTATTTATTTCCGCTTTGCAGATCATCATCCTCTTATTGCCGATGATATCGATGCTCTGAGATATGAACTTCATCCAGAGGAGGGGTTCGAGAACTTTATTTCTGCTATCTTCTCTGTGATAGAGAGGGTCGGTTTCGGGGCCTGCTACATTTTTGACTGCCTCTCAGAGCTTTCCGTAGACTGGTACAGTGACCGGATGCTTGGCAATTTTTTCATGCTGACCTGTCCCTATCTATACGACTATGACACCGCCGCCTATTTCGGGCTTCTCAGGAATCATCACATGTCTGCGGCAATCGGGGCGATTCATGATACGGCTCAGGTAATTATCGATGTTCACCGTAAAGATGAGAGGCTCTATGTTCATCCGCAGAAGGTTTATAAGAGATACTCTCCGAGCATGTACACTCTTCATGGCTGGGATGGGGAGCGGTTCAATACGGTGATGTCCAGTGCGATCATATCGGAGATCCTGGAGTGTGATCCCCAGCCCTGGCTTGATTTTTCGGTTCAGCGTGCTGATATCTGGACAAGGAATTTTACACGTGCAGAGATGCTGGTTCAGGGGAAGTACTGTTCCGGGAATTGTGAGGGTGAGGTTGAAGAGCTGAAAGAGCAGCTCTTAAGGATGGCTCTTTCCAGGGATCCCCGTCTGTTGGAACTTGCGCGTCGCTATTTTGATCTGGCCGATCTGGTGAATATTGGAAGAAGGATGATCGGCACAGGGCTTATCGGTGGTAAATCGGCTGGAATGCTGACTGCAAGGGCTATACTGGCAAAAAAAGCTCCTCAGCTATATGCGCTCCTTGAGGTACACGATTCTTTCTTTATCGGTTCCGATGTCTTCTACACCTATCTTGTGCAAAACAAATGCTGGTGGATGAGGCGCAAGCTCAAGAGGAGCGGTTCGATGTATGATGGGGCGGAGGAGATGCGTGAGCGGATGCTCAAGGGGAGTTTTCCCAAAGAGATCGAAGAGCAGTTTGCGCAGATGCTCGATTACTTTGGTCAATTTCCCATAATTGTCCGTTCCAGCAGTCTTCTTGAGGATGCTTACGGAAATGCTTTCTCCGGGAAATACGAGAGTGTGTTTTGTGCCAATCAGGGGACCCCAAGGGAGCGCCTTGAGAGTTTCAAGCAGGCGGTCCGCACTGTGTATGCGAGTACAATGAGCAGGGAGGCTCTCTCTTATCGTGAACACTGGGGACTGATGGAGCATGACGAGCAGATGGCTTTACTGGTGCAGCGTGTCTCTGGTGAGATGCATGGCTCGCTTTTCTTTCCGCATGCTGCAGGGGTGGGATTTTCGTTTAACCCCTTTGTCTGGAACAGTGATATTGATCCCTCCCAGGGAGTGCTTCGTCTGGTGTTCGGGCTTGGTACCAGGGCGGTGGATCGTGCCGATGATGATTATACCAGGATTGTGGCACTCAATGCCCCGCTGAAACGTCCGGAAACCAGTCTTGACGAGGTCAGGCGGTATGCGCAGAGACGTGTCGATGTGATAAATTTAACAAATAATACAACCGAAACACACCGTTTTGAGGATGTGATTCAGCAGTCTCCGAGAGTGCCGGTTGACATCTTTGCTTTCCGCGACGAGGAGATGGAGCAGCGGGGTAAAGAGGCGGGCAGGGATGTGTTTTCCTATGTATTAACATTTGATAAACTGCTTTCTGATACCGGCTTCTGCGATGCGATAAGAGAGCTTCTCAGAGTGCTTCACATCGCTTACGATCATGCTGTGGACATCGAATTTACGCTGAACTTTCTTGATGATAAATCCTTCAGGATAAATCTTGTTCAGTGCAGGCCTTTCCAGGTAAAGGGACAGTTCCGCTCGGTAAATCTGCCCCGTGGAATTCCTCAGGAAAGGATTCTGATGAAGACAACAGGGCCGGTGATAGGAACAAGTCGGGATATGACGGTGGAGCGCCTGATATATGTAGTTCCCGAGGTCTATGGCGGGATGAGCATGGGGGACAGATATTCGGTGGCGAGGCTTATAGGTCGCCTGACACACGCATCCGTGAAGAAGAATGAGGGACGTAAAGCGATAATGCTTCTTGGGCCCGGACGCTGGGGTACGACTACACCATCACTTGGTGTGCCTGTCTCATTTGCGGAGATAAACACTGTTGCTGTACTCTGTGAGATAGCATCGATGCATGAGGGGCTTGTTCCGGATGTATCGCTTGGTACCCATTTCTTCAACGATCTTGTAGAGATGGATATGCTTTACGCGGCGGTATATCCCGGCCGGACGGGAAGTTTCTGTCAGGAAAATCTTATTATGAGTATACCCAACCGGATAGGTGAACTGGTTCCGGATGCATCGATCTGGAGCCGTGCAGTGCATGTGATTGAATCAGGGGGTGAGGCCGGCAGCATGAGATTGACAATTGATTCGATGAAACAGGAAGGGATGTTGTATATATGATGGATCGGACAGCGCATAATAGTTTCTTGATTTTGGACAGGTATTGGAATTGGTGCCGAAATGTCCGGAAAAGTATCGATACCGATTCCGACCCCGAATTGGGAAACTTGTAAAGTAAAACTGAAACAGAGAGGTTTTGACGGGAGCAATATGAAAAAACAGGGATTGTATGATCCGCAATTCGAGCATGACAGTTGCGGGGTGGGTTTTATCGCGAATATAAACGGAAGCCGTTCTCACCAGATTGTCATAGAGGGCATATCGATACTTAAGAACCTGGTTCATCGCGGGGCAGTCGGCGGTGACTCGATGACCGGTGATGGTGCAGGGATTCTGCTGCAGATTCCCCACGTTTTCTTTGCACGTGAATGCGAGAAGAAGGGAATGGTTCTTCCGCCTGAGGGAAACTATGCTGTTGCGATGATCTTTATGCCTGATGATCCGGCTGTCCGCGGAAAACTTGTGCGTCTTGTCAATGATACAGTACAGGATGAAAACGGGAAAGTACTCGGGTGGAGAGATGTGCCTGTTTGTCCGGATTGCCTGGGAGAGATGGCGCGTAAATCCATGCCTTTTGTGAGCCAGATATTTGTTGTTTTCGATAAAAAAGGCGATGATCTGGAGCGAAAAGTCTACCTGACACGAAAATGTATCGAGAAGAGGGCAATGGAGTCTGGCTTTGGTATAGATGATTTCTATATCCCGTCATTTTCAAGCAGAACCATTGTCTATAAAGGGATGTTTGTGGCGCCGCAACTTGAGGCTTTCTACCCTGATCTCAGTGATCCGGAGTTTCAAAGTGCCATAGCTGTGGTTCATCAGCGCTACTCCACAAATACTTTCCCCTCCTGGCCTCTTGCCCAGCCATTCAGATATATAGCCCACAACGGAGAGATCAATACGCTCCGGGGAAATATAAACAAGATGATAGCCAGGGAATCCTCTCTGAGGTCTGATCTTTACGGAGAAGAGATAGAAAAACTCAAACCGGTGATAAACACCTTGTTGAGTGATTCTGGAATTTTTGACAATGCTTTCGAGCTTCTTGCCAACAGCGGCAGGTCGATAGAGCATGCGATGATGATGATGGTTCCGGAGGCATTCGGTTCCAGGCTTCACATGAGCCAGGACAGGAGGGCTTTTTACGAGTACCATGCCTCGATAATGGAACCCTGGGATGGTCCGGCTGCCATAGCCTTTACAGACGGAGTGAGGGTAGGGGCGACTCTTGACAGAAATGGATTGCGTCCTGCGCGGTATATCATAACCAGAAGCGGCAAGATGCTTCTGGCATCCGAGGTCGGTGTACTGGAGATCGCATCTGAAGAGGTACTGCAGAAAGGCCGCCTTGCACCAGGCAAGATGGTTCTTGTGGATACTTCACGCGGGAGAGTCATTTTCGATAATGAGATCAAGGCATCCATATCCCGAAGGAAACCTTACAGAAGGTGGCTGGAGAAAAATGTGATAGAGCTTAAAGGTCTCTTTCAGGTTCCGGGACCGGTGTCATTCACTGCAGATTCTCTGGATCTTCAGCAGAAGATTTTCGGGTATACACTTGAAGATATAAAAATGACAGTGGGTTCCATGGCGGAAAATGGTCAGGAACCGGTGGGGTCGATGGGTAACGATGCCGCGCTTGCGGTTCTGTCCGAAAGACCTCAACTGCTTTACAATTACTTCAAACAGCTTTTTGCTCAGGTGACAAATCCGCCAATAGATCCTTACCGGGAAAACCTGGTCATGTCTTTAATGAGCTATGTCGGACGGGAGGGGAATCTTCTTGAGGAAACTCCTGAGCACTGTCATCAGCTCAAACTGCTCTATCCGATTC encodes the following:
- a CDS encoding pyruvate, phosphate dikinase, with amino-acid sequence MPKVLNSLSTGLPGLDEVIQGIRPGDNIVWQVESIEDYIPFTEYFSRESQKTGNPLIYFRFADHHPLIADDIDALRYELHPEEGFENFISAIFSVIERVGFGACYIFDCLSELSVDWYSDRMLGNFFMLTCPYLYDYDTAAYFGLLRNHHMSAAIGAIHDTAQVIIDVHRKDERLYVHPQKVYKRYSPSMYTLHGWDGERFNTVMSSAIISEILECDPQPWLDFSVQRADIWTRNFTRAEMLVQGKYCSGNCEGEVEELKEQLLRMALSRDPRLLELARRYFDLADLVNIGRRMIGTGLIGGKSAGMLTARAILAKKAPQLYALLEVHDSFFIGSDVFYTYLVQNKCWWMRRKLKRSGSMYDGAEEMRERMLKGSFPKEIEEQFAQMLDYFGQFPIIVRSSSLLEDAYGNAFSGKYESVFCANQGTPRERLESFKQAVRTVYASTMSREALSYREHWGLMEHDEQMALLVQRVSGEMHGSLFFPHAAGVGFSFNPFVWNSDIDPSQGVLRLVFGLGTRAVDRADDDYTRIVALNAPLKRPETSLDEVRRYAQRRVDVINLTNNTTETHRFEDVIQQSPRVPVDIFAFRDEEMEQRGKEAGRDVFSYVLTFDKLLSDTGFCDAIRELLRVLHIAYDHAVDIEFTLNFLDDKSFRINLVQCRPFQVKGQFRSVNLPRGIPQERILMKTTGPVIGTSRDMTVERLIYVVPEVYGGMSMGDRYSVARLIGRLTHASVKKNEGRKAIMLLGPGRWGTTTPSLGVPVSFAEINTVAVLCEIASMHEGLVPDVSLGTHFFNDLVEMDMLYAAVYPGRTGSFCQENLIMSIPNRIGELVPDASIWSRAVHVIESGGEAGSMRLTIDSMKQEGMLYI